Within Populus trichocarpa isolate Nisqually-1 chromosome 6, P.trichocarpa_v4.1, whole genome shotgun sequence, the genomic segment tatatatatatatatatatatatatatgaatgatttAACGATTAAAACACTGATGTTTTGAAAAGTCCGTGTCCAAAAGTACGGGGCATGCACAGGATGTTAAgcatagattatttttttaaatgtttgtgatttagaaatgtattaaaataataattttttaatttttaaaaattatttttgatattattatatcaaaataatttgaaaatatcaaagaaaaattaatttaaagctatttttttttaaatacaaaaacaaatatattcaaataaaatttttttagagaaatagTAAATGGATTTTGCCTATGAAGTTACGGCTATAAACAATACCACAAGATAAATAAGGTATCTGAAccattaaaattatctttttcatgcGTCATCTTTTTAAACACACCGATGACTTGAAAAGTCTTTGCCAAGAAGTATGGAACAAGCATAATTAGAGGATGATTTAAcgattaaaattgttttatccGACTAGATGActatgaataaaaggaatccaagaaaaatattcaattaggATAATTGAATGCTCAAGAACTAGATTTTcagttttaataataaaaatatactatctTTTTAGCATATAGTTAATTGAAGAAAGAAGGTTCAAAGGAAACAGGAATCAATAAAGTTCCGCGCAAGAAAGAAGCTTCTACTTCTAGTTTCCCCAAAGTCAAATTAACAATCAAAATTCGAAGCCTTCTAGTTATAAAACACCTACTCTCCGTGTAAGACAAGGACTTGAGGCTCAAGCCAAGGGACCAACTCTTCTTTCCCTTCTCCATATAAATATACACACAGAAAAAGTTCAAACTTGGTTCTAGATTTGGAGCTCTCATGGCTGGCCTTCAATACTACTTCTTTCCTACAGATTTCTTCTATCCTCGTCCACCATCAGCTGCTAAAGAGAGTGTTAGCAGCCCAGTTCAACGCATTCAACCACAAAAAGGAGACGCCGAAGATCGTGACATGGAACAACACAAGGCCATGATGGTTCGATACAAGCATGACGACCAAAGCAACCTACCGCAGCTCTCTGCTTCAACAGCAATAGTCCCCTCTCCATGCATAATCAAGAGTGAGATTCGCAGGAAACGGTTGAATAACACTGCTTAATTTCTACTGGGATTCTTGCAATTTAACACCAAATTGACCTTGCTGATTTTCTTTGTATTGTTTTACATACAGGAATTGTTGAATACCAAACTTTTCTTTGGGTTAACTAGTTATTCTGTCTAATATACTTGATTAAAGTTTCTTTTGTTTAGGTAATGCAATCTGGTTTCAtattatcttgtttgtttttgtgttttaaaaatattttaaaaataaatatttatttttttatttttttatttattttaaattaatatttttttgatatttttaaattattttgatgtgttgatattaaaaataatttttaaaaaataaaaaaaatattattttaatatattattaaataaaaaacattttaaaaatcaaatataaccCTACCCAGACATTTATcctttaggtttttgttttccATCCTCCCGAGGAATGCTTGAAAAGATCGAACCAATATGTCAGAATATTTGTGTACCTGTAGCAGCTTCATTTATTAGTTTACCacttgtgttttttcaaaattgaaatcaCTTTTTCAGTTAGAAAATAAGTGTGTCCGTGATTATACTGTTTTTgtgattgtaattttaaaaaataaactttttagaaatatttttaattgtagtttttaaaaaataaatttaaaaaaaatacttgttttattaaaattattgtggaatagatttttttatgcaaaataaataaaaaacatgtttttataaataaaaaataatttttttagctttcataaaattaaagtttaaaacaCACATAATTGTATTATATATCGAGCCCttttaaagaaaacagaaattatttaattaaccaTAAAGTTTTTTCTCATGGTTGGTAAAAAACAAGGGCTACCAAACAAGTTTTACGACTTTAATCAGGTATTGTTGGACATATCTTTGACACGCATCATTTTagcattaataaaaattaaaaaaaaatcaggtaatTTCTTTATCGCTTGTTGAATCATGATTGGCGGCTGATCAACAAAATGCTAAAAGTGGTGATTTTACTTTTACCTTATTACGAAgcactatttattttaatattatttttttaatttatatttttttttcaaatccaatctaattatttagtattttatttgttaaggatttcactttattattttttcaatttattttttattaaattatcttaacTCTCAAACCCGAGTTGCGAGTTTAGCTGATTAACTTTGTTAGCTcgtatatttctttttatttttttaattgatttttttttaattttatcattaaacattttatttattgagagttatgcttcatgttttgttttgatttgatttttataagattatcttagTTTCATGACTCGAGTTACAAGTTTAAATGggtaacccgagttaactccggtaatttgttttagtcctttttttaaattaaattttattttttatttttatttttatcatttaatatttggttgattgaaaattatacttcacaatttgttttgattagttttttatggggttattctAACAACATGACTTAGATTACAGATTTGATAGATTAATCTaagttaaatcatttttttttttttgctttctactAGGTTATCTCAACCTCATAACTTGAGTCACGAGTTTAGctggttaacctgagttgactcggatcatttttatttttattttattttattttttcaattttatcctttaccattagattgattaggaattgagctttataatttgttttgattttctttctataaggttatcttggtTTCATGATTTATGTCGTGAGTTTGGCAAGTCAACTCAGtttgactcgagttatttttttgcttgtttttttaattgatttatttttcaattttatccttcaatattggtttgattaaaaaataagctacataatttgtttcgatttgttttctataaggctATCATAATCTTATGACAAGGCTTACGAATAtgggtgttcaaaaaaatcgCTCATCTATAATATTTGCATTATCTGACCCAACTTAACCTATCAAAGTCAAATAATATGGATATAACAAATGATAACaggtaaaaaaattcatcataattttgtttaattaaattatcttttttattaattatccaaattatttttagatctattaaatcaatttttatataggattttttttttccataaaaatataaatattgtttagatttctttattaaaaaaacgatTTGACCAGCAACGTGTACACGTGATAATGTTTAAGattctaaaaaatatgtaaGAGTCAAAAAGTAAAAACAGCACCAAGAAAGTAACCCagagagtaaaaaaaactagcacCAACCTTTCCTTTCCAAAACATCCCCTCTCTCCCcttctataaaaatatcaagggCGAAGCACAACACTTTCAACCAAGAAAACAGAGCTCTCAACGAAAAAGAGAATCTCACTAGACACCTCTTCCTAGATTCCTTGTCCTGCTAAGCTTTCAAGATCTTTGGCAGTACTCTTACCAACCATCTCTTGATTCTTGAAAGCTTAATTTTCATGGCTGGTCTTCAGTACAACTTCTTCCCCACAGATTTCTTCTACCCGCGTCCACAAACTGTGAAAGTAGACACCGCCGCCACCACCACACAGAAAAGCGCCGCTCTTCCCTTGCAGATTCAAGAGCGAGAAGTCATGATCACTGATGATCTTAAGCCCAAACACCACCCCGCAAGCTTAGTTTTACACAACAACAAGCATGGCCACAAGATCGGTACTCCCATGAACAAGCGCACTGCATGATTTAGCAAGCTTTTCAGAGAATTCTCTGCAAATCCATGTTTTTGTTTGCTGTGTAGAGATTTGGGTTCTCTCCATGTAGAACAGATGGAAGGAACATTCCCCTGTTTTCTTGGCTTTAAGTTCTCTGTTTCTAGACGTATGTATCCTGTAATCTCAACTGGATTGAGTTTGATCCAGATATATTTAATCAAAGTTTGATCAAATGAGCTTTTCCTGTCACTAACGTTGATTGCACCGTGAAGAGGGATTGGTGTTCTTAATCGATTTTAATAGTATCAATTCATGctattagttttatatttatcattaatatttaagAACTTGGATGTGTTTCCAGTCTCTGACTCTGTTTCAAGAGCCctgtaattgaatttattttgctttttgctcacaagattaaagaaaacaaaaacaaaaacaacttattttttccGTAGAGTaacatgaattgattttttgggAGCATGAAATTCTTGTTGGGAATTGGTGAATGATATTCGTTGCCTTGCATTGATGGCTGCCAATGGTCCCTGCGTCCTTTTCAGAGGAGAGCAGAACAGGACCACCATGTTTTTAATTGTAGAATATCTCACAAGTAGGCACAACTCAATTTTTGACTTATGGTTTATGGCTAGGAAACACAGCGTGCAGCTGCATCATGAACAAGAATATTTGCACGAATATGCCGAGGAAACCATATTCTCAGGCCGCCATATCAATTAACGCCCCAATCAATGATTTAGGTAGTAAAAGGAGAATGATTCAACTTGCAGTTTCTGGTTCACTTGTAaccacgataaaaaaaaaaaattgttgagaaattgatttattttataattgattttattaaaataatattgtttttttttttaaatctttccTCCATGTTGATTCGCCTAGGTTAAATCGGGTTTGGTCATATCAATCAAGTTATAGTTCAATCCAGTAATATAAACTAGATTTTATAATgtctatggtttttttatttaatttaggccctgtttgtttggatgttcaaaaatgtttttgaaaaaatttaaatttttttattttttttcttcaaattaatattttttttgtgttttcagatcattttgatgcgttgatattaaaaataatttttaaaaaataaaaaaatatattctaatatattttcgagtaaaaattactttgaaaaataaccgcaacAATCCAACTTCAATCACGAGTTTTCGATGTCAACCAGATTTACCAACAACAATTCAAACATTGACTTTTTGAAATCATATGCATAGCATAAACATGTGCCTACTAGCATCACCAACCTTGATATAGAAGTTAGGCAGAaacatgatcaaataaaaaaagaaagattagcTATCAATATGAATTAACCAGGCAAGCTTGCCTGTTTCTTTGGTtctttcattgttattttatttggcAATGTTCTTTCAGTATTcttaaatccaaaaaagaaaaacttttgaGATCTCCCATGGACTCGAGACTCCAACAACTAACAGGGAGTCTTGAGCtttttgaaacattaattttttttaaaaaaatggttaaagtATTGCTCTTAAAACAGTCAGCTTCAAcgaccttcttttttttttttttttggagaatttTCCAAcctctttttctttgattagaCATATGGGTTTTTTATTTGGTGGGTCGAATTTGGTAAATCATCTGTTTAAATTAAACCAATTGGGATGATGGCAAATTATGAGTGGATACCATTCATCAAGACACTATAACTATATATCTACAATCTAATTATGGACAAAAAATAGTTTCCAAATAAAGAGGGATGGATCAAAAATACTTGGGATGATCATTAGGAACTCATTTTACATTCATTGatcttttatcttatttaacaaaatatcaaatcataattatcaattttttttattaacatgggtgtccgggcctgCTTGCGCGTACTTCGACTAATTCTatagaccctgaagttaacgaccatgtaaacctctagtgattatcatattaacaaccacagggctcgaacctgagaccacaagaatttttttttattaatgtgggtgttcgggcctgCTTGCGCGTACTTCGACTGATCCtatgggtcctgaagttaacgaccatgtaagtctccagtgtccattatattagcaaccacaaggctcgaacctgagaccacaagaagaataaatttcttgatttcagGCTCTTATCACTGGatcacctactagatggttaaTGAATTGATTatcaatcttaattaatttaatggatTGATCGGATGATGTACCGATCCAGAGtctaataacaaataatttttttatcaaatcatgttgagaattgatttaatataactGAATAATCTAtctgtatgtatatatatatatataaacttaaatCGTTAAactttatcattaatttttaaattccttCTAAGAAGCCCCTAGGCCTCCGTCATCAGATTTGGCTCAAGAGATTGAATGGCCTGCATTTTCTTATGCTTCTTCCCGCATGACTGCCTGCGTATGCTGTAGTATTAGTTTATTATCGATCATCTCATACGGGGAAAAAAAGCAGAACTTCTTGAGGCCGGTCGGACTTGACGAGTTAtttcaattaagtttttaataatatgatttatccaattaaatttaatatagaaTAACCGGGTCAACatcaaaaacctttttaaaaaaagatgaaacgatagaattttaataaaaataatttatctatgTTGACAACTCAGTGACCGatgtaaaagcaaaaaataaataagaaaactatattttaaaccatttttttttaatctacacTATATAAGAGATTATATCAGATGtccatcaagaaaaacaaaacatgttatatatttgtgaaaaaatgtattgcttttttattttattttaaaaaaattaatttcagtagataaaaaaaatgatatcaagttggaaaaaaaaaagtagaactATATAATTTTTGGGTTAAACATTTTTAACGGGTGAGAGATTTATTGCTGTTTTTGTTTAAACCCAGTTGGAACAATATAAATGAACAGAGGAAGCTACATTGAGGCAGAAAAGGGAGAGAGATAATCGATTAATTAGGTCTTCAAGGGCACTTGGGGCCTCCCCTCTTGGTCTTCCAGTTGTTGTAGCAGGGACAAGATTGCTTGTTCCCATAAGTTCCAGCAGGCACACACAAGCACTTGGCACAGCACTTTTGGCAGAAGAACATGCATGGCTTCTTGAAGGCTGTCTTGGAGCATCTACCAGTGCAACGAGGTCCGCACTCTGCAAGTGAGCCAACACAGCATTTTATGTTACCTGGTTTGAAAtgcgtagtttttttttattcaatctgtGGAGATCATTCAGCAATAGAACCTTGATTACCTTGAGGATTAAGGCTCCCTTGAGTGGTGCCATACTAGAATTATCCAAGAAATCGAGAGATTTAGATTGTTAGCACATGATTAAGAGAATTAAGCGCGCGCACCAATAGAAATCTTACCGGTGGACGGTTGCTATTTGTATTTGGTTGGGGCTGAGGGGTTGGAGCCTCTGTGATGTTAGCCTGAAAAGGTTGGCAAGGTGTGCATGATTAGTCACAAGAAGATTATGAGATAGAAATGCTGTTGCCATCTTGCGCCCATTGATGAAGAAATAGAGGACATGAGACAGAAATGAGAGAGCTTACATAATTCTCTACTATCAAAAGAAGCAGCAAAACAAGGGAGAGGATCACATTAATGCTTGGCTTCCTCGACATCTTGTTGTAAGCAGAGAGAGCTACTGTAACCACACTCgagagcagagagagagagagagaggtttcaGTTTAATGGGAATGAGTTGTTGTCCAGGAATGGATGGATTCAAGGGTATTTAGAGGCGGTTAGATGACCATAAATCAATTCTCTGAGCAAAACTTTAGTGCTGCCTTGTACGCATGGAAAAGTGCTACATGACACAGCAGATTAAGATTCCATAATtcagaaaaatacaagaaatgtaacaaaattaatttagtttataagTTGATTAGTATTCTTATAACCTTAGAAAAGTTCATATAGTTTAATTAGCAAGTCCAATTCTGATTTTGTTTACCCTCTAATCATCTACTTGAGATCATGGcaataaatgagaaaaacagagaaagattTCTTCATATATTGGATTAGTACCTGTCGTGAAACCCTGtggttattttctatttttcttttagaataaTATGAAAGTATCTGGTGAGTGTTAAAAGTATAAATAGTAATTCTAAATAATAAGTAAAAGCTTGTCAACTCGAGATTTCTTGTCgatcatatatttatatgtggattaaaaaatacaagtgaTAAAGATTCGAATCAAGTATGTTCTCTCTTCTTAGTTGAGTCGTTACCGCAACTTAACTATTGACAAATGAGCTACCTGCTCACTTATATATCTAGCAGGAGAGAGAATTCATTCCCGAATCTTCTTATGATTCTATATCCATGTGAGAAGTGCTAATATGATTGGGATATAGGACTCTACCTTGCTTGCATGTGCATTCACATGTAAGAATATACCAAGTTTCGCGAAAGGGGCCATCGAATTCCCAACATAAACAAGTCATACAACAGATATGACAGTGATTGAAGAACTTGCAGATACCATACACACGTCTGTCTACTGTCTTCATGGGAAGGCAAAGACAGTGTAAGAGACGTTTCTGGTATTAGTCTATCCTTTTTCCCGTGACTAGTTTTGTTTGTTATACTCTTCTTTTTGTAATCTTGGAAATGTAAGACAGTGAGAGATTCTGTCTTGGCCGCCCATCCAGGCCATTTAGGTTAGGTATTTTATCTGTTGGTTATGTTAGTGTTCTCTCGTGATCTTTGCTGATTGTTTGCTTCCAAAATGGACACTACGTACTTGGTGCTAACATGCACGTGTGGCCAGTGTTCAGTGGCATGTATGGGGTAGCATCATGGCTTCAATAATTGTTGAGAAACTTGTATTCCCTTGCTCCTCTTGCCTGAGGTAGGACCTAAATAGGCCACGGGTTGGTGAGCCACCGAGTCAACTTGCCGGGCTAGACTAGGCTCCTAACTATGCTTTTTACCAGTAAGATTAAACAATCAGAGATTACTATCTTGATAATGTCGTTGATGCATGCG encodes:
- the LOC7496102 gene encoding protein GAST1 → MSRKPSINVILSLVLLLLLIVENYANITEAPTPQPQPNTNSNRPPYGTTQGSLNPQECGPRCTGRCSKTAFKKPCMFFCQKCCAKCLCVPAGTYGNKQSCPCYNNWKTKRGGPKCP